The genomic DNA TCCACGACCACAAGGTTTTCGGGAGCATCACCTTCCGAGAGGGTCGAAAGATACTGCCCAAATGCCTTTCGACGACTCAGCCGTTGCTCGTCATATACCGCAATGAATCGCGGCAACGCCTTAAGTCGGGAGAAGAGGTCGCTTTCGGGAAAGTCCTCCTGTCTTTGATTCGACTGTTCAGTCGTCAGGCCCAGCAAGGTCGACAGCTCTGTACAGAACTCATCCAGCCCAAGGCTCGAGAGAAACTCCAGCAGCGACATTCGCCGATATTGCCTGAAAAGCGTTTCGAACCGCTCTTCGCTCAACGCATTCAGAGAAGGCAGCAGCGTTGATCTGCGAGAAACCTCCAGATAACGGCTCTGAATCGGGACACCCACGCGAACGCAGTAGCAGTCGAACATTTGCTTGAGCGGTTGTCCCTCTCTGGAGAGAAAGAATACCTGCTTGACGCCGTTCTCGATGAGTTTGCGATGCAGTTCGCTCACCCAATACAGGAGCGTGTCTGCCATTTCTCCGAAAAGTTCGAACGAATCAGATTTTCCTTCAAAGCTAGCTCCTCTGATGTCACTCGTCGCCGATGGAGGTTTTTTCACTGCATATATTCCGTGTAGTGGGATCGATGTCGATTAGCGTTTTGAGGGGTGTGATAGCGGGTAAGGCAGGTTCATCCGGTAGACTGCGGTACTGGAATGACTGCGCCAACCTACGCTCAAACCGTTTTGCATGCCGCAGGCTGATCCGAGCCTGCGGCATCCCCGCTTTCAAGTACGGCTGTCGATCTCTGTAAGGCTTTCAAAGTACTGACCAAACTTCGCAGCCTTTATAGACCAGTCCCACTCTTTGATTCTTTCAATGTTTTCTGTTGAAAGCCGAGTCAGCAACGCAGGCTCTTCGACGAGCTTGCGGATACTGTCCTTGAGCGCTTCAACCGTTCTCTCAGGCAAGATAAAGGCTTTCTGCAACTCACCGAAAGCCTGCGGCACGATGCCGACATCAGTACTGATAACCGGTACCCCGCAGGCCATCGATTCCAGAACCGGGTTAGGCGTACCTTCTATCTTCGACGTACATACATAGACGTCGATCTTTGAGTAGTAGTTAGGCATCTGGTCATGGGGAATGAATTGATCCTGTCGGTCAGCGAACAGGCTTTTTACAGCAAAACCTTCTTGTTGAAGTTGCTCAATTGCTGGCTTGAGGATCGAATTCACGCCTTTGAAGTCTTCGAGCTCTGCCGCCCACTTACTGTTTCCAACCCAGCCAATGACGAGCTCACGCTGACCGACTTCTCGAAGGCGTTCAATATTCATGGGCATGAATTTTGTCAGGTCGACACCATCCTCGATTACTCGGGTGGGTTCGGGATAGCCGCTTACTTCGGAATAAATGCTGTTTAACTTTTCAGAGCCTACGGTGTAGCCTGCGACTATCTCGGTAAAAAGATGGGCGCGGCCACTGAGTTCGTCTTCTTCCAGAAGCAGGTGGTCGTAAACACTTGTGCTGAGCTTTTTAGTGGCAATAAAGCGCTCATGGAACAGCTCATATGGCATGCCAAGGCTTTCAACATAACTTCTGTAATACGGCGTGCCAATGAGTGTTAAATGTTCTCTCCAGAAGAAGTGCACGATGTCACAGTCTTCGGTCATCATGAATATTTTGTCGATGTTATCGATGATATCCATCGGTATCACAACGAAATCAAACTGCTCACTCAAATAGCGTTCCAGTTGCCGGGCGATATTTCCAAACGCCCAGTTATCCGTATCGATGATCAGTGCGATTTTCGTCTTTTCATGCTCTGCCGATACCACCTTTACGGGAGCGGAAATGTGATCGGCTTCATTGTTGAGCCCCAGTTCATCGTGCCGTGACTGGACCCAGTGGTCTACCGCATCACCCCAGATCTTGAAACCGTGTTTTGCCTCAAGATGCATCGCAGACTTGTGAAGAACACCGCGAGAAAAACGTTCTTTTTCATAGTTGCGATCAGCGTCTGAATCAGGCATCGGGTGGTCATGCACCAAAGCGCATACCGATGCGCAACCGACTTTGTAGCCCTGCTGGAACAGGCGTACCGAAAAATCGATATCCTCGAAGCCAACAAACATATCCTCGTCATAACTACCGACACGAGCGAACGTGTCCTTGTTAACGACGCAAGCACCACCAAACAGGAAAGTCCCGAGGAACGGCTGACTGAAAACGTCCTGTATTTTTGTCTGCAGGGATGCGCTTCCTGCACCGATATGAAGTTCGCCCTCCTCATAGGACACATAAACGTGACCGCCCCTGGCGAAGATTGTTTGACCATCTGGGTCCAGCAAGGGAAGGCTCATGAAATGACAGCCAAGAACTGCTAGATCATTCTGAATCTGCTTTAGCGGATTCATCGTGAAGTAGATATCGTTGTCCAGACACATCAGCCATTCCGTCGTGACGTGTGGAATGGTTCTATTACGGCCGCCTGAAACACCGAAATTTTGCCCAAGCTCAACAATACGGGTGCGGAAAGATAGCGTTTTGCACGCCTCGCGCATCCGCTCGATTTCTTCTGCCGAAGAGCCGTTATCGATGATCAGCACTTCACCGGCGAAATGCGGCAAGAACTCTTCAATGGACTTGAGCAGCTTGATCGATAGCGACGAGCGGTTCATCGAAAGGAAAGAGATCGTTAGGTTCTCGCCACTACTGCCGATGTTCGGCCCCGTCTCCCGCCAGGCATCAGACGCCAGAAGCGCGTGCGCATTGTCATAAACGTAGAGCCCGCGCGAAAGCCCCGGGATGATATCCAGCCCTAGAACTTTCATTAGTTAGGGTTCCCGCGAACAATTCTGAAGGCCTTTTTTATCAGCGATCGAGCATGGCGAGGAACCAGTCCACCCAAACGGAGATAACGGTCATAACCGACTCGCATTTGATCACGTTCTGCGGTCACTCTTGCCACTTCGGCCTGAAGCGCAAGCTGAGTGGAATTGAACACATGCAATCTTTCTTTTACCAGTTCGTTTTCCGCCAGCGTTGCCTGATAGTTAAGACGTGTTTTTCTCAAGTCCGCCTTAAGCGTATCAGCTTCCATTTGAAGGGCTGTCAAACCCTGATGGAGAGTGTCCACCTTCAATCGTTCGTCCACAAGCAATGTGCCATCCATTGCATGAACCATGCGCGCATACGCGTCCATACTAATCGGGAAAATAGCAGCACCATTAGTGATTTCAGGTGCATTCCAGATGCCGAAATAATAGCTGCAGTTCTCAGTATTAAATTCCGGTTTTTCACCACCATTTACAAGGTATGCACCTTGGACTGAGTTGTATTTCATCCAGCTATCAGGGACAGTTTCATAGTCTCGCTCGATATCTAGCGACGTTGAGCCGAATCCAAAGACCGCGGTGCCTATGCTCCAGTTAACGTTGTCTCCCAGTACGCTGCTGGCGAGATGTTGAAACTCTTCGAATCGGTATTTGCGCAAGTGGTACGGGTTGCGCTGATGTTCTTCCGGGAAATACCAATAGTCATTTGGGCAACTAATGATAATGATCGCGTCTTTCTTTGCGACGCGTTTCAGTGATTGTAAATAGGCTGCCGGATCTTCAATGTGCTCAATTGTTTCACACGAAACGATTACGTCAAAATATTCGGGCGGAAACTTGTCTTCGATGGTTGTCGCGTCAGCCGCAGTAAACTCGATCCCAGTACCACCAAACGAACGAGTAGCGCGATTCACTGCATCGACGAACACATCTACGCCGACGACTTCTTCGGCTCCAGCCTGCTTTAAGAGGTAACTGCCATAACCCTCGCCACAGGCGATATCCAGGACTCGCTTGTTTTTAACAAAGGGCGTGGCAACCGAGTATCTTGCGAAATGGATTGACGCTTCTATGTTCGCTCTCTCTGGAGCAGAGTTGATATCTAACCGTTCCATTTGTGGCCTATTCAAATACTGTTGAGATCGTTTGGTTGAAAATTCCACTGCCGCGGAAGGCTCAGCATGCCAACCGCCTTGAAGTTATCTTCAACACGGAATGAACACGCATTTTTTGCTTCTGCGTAAGTAATGAATCCAACATTGTCGTTAATCGCTACCCGCCACTTGTACTGACCGCTCAGCAGAGGCAGATCTGCAAAGTCAATCGATACAGTTCCTGCGCTCGAGGAGCGGTAGGCCGGGATTTTGTCCATCAGTGTGGTAGCACCACAGAGATACAGTTCATCATGTCTGTAGAGATTGAAGACGAAACTGATCTCTTCCGGCGGTGTGTCAACCAGTGCGACGAAATCGAAACACACACTTACAGATTGCCCGGTTGTCACGGTTTCCAGTGCCGTGCCCTCAGTATCTGTCAGGCGTACATCCGTAATTTTAAACAGCTGATCCGCAGATTCGTTATCACTTGGAGTCGCTTTAAGGGCGACACTTTTTTGTTTGTCGGCATCTGAGTCGCAGGTTTGGTGACTTTCATCGATGGCCGCTGCTGCGAGTGTGGCTGCAAATGCTGCAGTGGTACTTTGAGCAACCTGAGCCTCCATTTCGATCATGTATTGATCAATGACTCTAGGTGCAGGCCCGAACATGACTTGTCGGCCTTCTTTCAGGTACAGCGCTCGTTCACACACCGATTTAACTTGATACTGGTCGTGGGATACAAAAAGGATAGTACAACCCCGATCACGTATTTCGTAAAATTTCGACAGGCAACGTCGCTGGAATGCCGCATCACCGACTGCAAGAATTTCATCGACGATCAATATTTCGGGTTCAACGTGAACAGATACCGAGAATGCAAGCCTGGCAAACATACCGCTCGAGTAGTGTTTTACAGGGCTGTCGATAAACTGCCCGATGTCAGCAAAGCCGGCAATTTTATCAAATCGATTATCAATTTCTTCTTTTGATAATCCAAGAATCGACGCGCTCAGATAAACGTTTTCACGCCCTGTAAACTCCGGGTTGAAACCAGAGCCGAGTTCAAGCAAAGCTGACAAACGACCTTGCCGCTCTACGTGACCGTGCGAAGGAGTAAGCGTCCCGCAGATGATCTGCAACAGTGTGGATTTCCCAGAGCCGTTGCGCCCCACAATACCGACGGTTTCCCCTTTCTTGACATCAAAGTTGATATCCCGCAGCGCCCAGAACTCATCGCTGGGATTGGTAGCGCCTTTCCAGAGTATTTGCTTCAGTCGGTCTTGTGGTTTTTCATAAAGATGATAAATCTTTGATACGCCCGCAACCGAAATTGCCAAGTCATTAGAGGACATCAGCAAACCCCTTTCTTGTCTTCTGGAACCAGATATAGCCTAGCCATGCAATGCTGACTGCGCAGAGTGTGTAAACCGCCAAGCCCTGAAAGTTTGGGAGTCTCCCCCATATCATCACTTCCCGTGCTTGCTCAATAATGAAGGTGAGCGGGTTGATCATCAACCATGGACGTACGGCCTCAGGCAATGATGTGGCAGGGTAGAAAACTGGGGAAAGAAACATGAGCACGGTAGTGAAAAGACCAATGGTTTGAGCCACGTCGCGTAAATACACGCCCAGTGAAGCGAGAAACCAGGCCGCCCCTAGCGAGAGTATGATGAGTGGCAATATTACCAATGGTATAAATACAGCGGTCCATTGAATAAAACCGTTGAAAATCAAGAAGGCGATCAGTAGAACAGCAAGACTTACTGTCGCATGGAAAAGTGCCACGCCAATACTGATAGCCGGAAGTATTTCAATAGGGAATACAACTTTTTTGACGTAATTAGCATTGTCCAGGATCAGTCTTGGAGATCGATTCAAGATTTCTGAAAATAAACCGTGAACGATCATGCCTACGAATAATATAACGGCGAAATCAGTCTTGCTATCAGTCCCGCCCGTGCCCCAGCGCGATTTGAACACCACTGCGAAAAAGAAGGTGTATACCAACAACATCAGTACCGGGTTAAAAAAAGACCATGCCAAACCCAGCATCGACCCTCGATACCGTCCGATTACCTCTCTCTTTGTCATTTGCAGAATGAGTCGACGATTGCGCCACAAACACGAAATCAAGGTGACCGGAGAAACTGAATGCTTGCTATGTGGGTTGACCGGTGTTGCCTTTTGCATCGATACACTCACTTTTTGAATCCTTTGGGGGGTTGCTCTGCCTGCGTCAATAATCTGCGTGCATAGTTTCAGTGCAGAGTTCAGCACACCAATCTGATTGTTTGCTTGCAAATGCCAGGTCGACATCGCGAGCCACCTTGCATCCCAGCGCGGCTTAGTATAAGCGAATCACAGAGCCAATTTTTTTTTCAAGGATTGGTCGCCGACAGGGCATGACGCTTTGCTGCGGAAAATGTTGTAGGTCTCCATAAGCACTCGCTGAGGAACTGGGTCCCCCTGTTTTACGCAACAAGCGCTAAAATCTCGCGATTGAAGGGGCGTGGGTAGCAAATGATTTGAGTGGATCCACCAGAAAGCTCTTGCCAGTGTCGGTGCAGAGAGTGATTGGCGCCTTGGATAGGGTTTGCTTTCTCTGAAAAGATACTGCCGGAGGCTGCATTCGCCCCTTGGAGGCGACAGAATCCAAACGTATGGACGCAAGTGTAACACCCTCGAATTAAGTCGTATAACCCCTAAATTATTCGTAACCGTCCATGATCCGCCACATTCAAACCGAGGCCTGATCTTCGATGCGGGCACCCGATTTTCTGTAGGGAAGCAGCGCCTCGCCACGCGGCCTGGGCCACAGTGAAACGGTTTGTTTCTACCTCAAGCCAGTCGGCCTCCGAAAATCCGTCGACGGTCTCGTCGCCCTGGCTGAGCTGGAAACTTGAAGCAGCCGTGTTCAACCTGGCATTTGTCGTTTTTTCAATAGCCCTCGCACTGAGCGTAAGGTCGCTGATCTCGAAGAGCAGAATACGCTGTTACGTCAGCACTTGTTCGGCTGTAGATGGGGGGCGCCGCTGAATTGGTAACACCCCAAATGGCGCTCTTTAGCGAGGTCGAAGCATCGCTGATACCTGTTGCTGAACAGGCCGATGAGGAGGTCGTCACGTCGGCTGGGCACGGCAAGCGCAGGCCGTTTCGGTAGGCGTGCTGTTTATCAAGGCCATCCGCGAATGCCCCGAGCGTGAGCTGATCTGCTATTGCGGGTGTCGCAAACATGTTGTCGGCGAAGCTCCTCATATAGACGTGCAAGTGGTTTTGTGATCCTCTGCCTGAGCCAGCTTGGCGAAGGATTAATTTTGCTAGCGGCCTTAGTTGTTGAGTGTCCCGCAGGCATGCATACGTATGGTGTGCGATCATTGATCTTTGGACAGTCTCTATCGTCAGTTTTAAGGTGATGAGGGGAGGTGTTTATGTACAATGACGTATCAGAACCAGTGATAAGGGACAGGCTTGGCAGGTCAAATACTTATGGACAAATTTAGAGTTTTTTTACTGGGTCTGCCTCGTAGGCAAAAAAGATTGTTACAGGTGGCCACTGATACGGTGCTGGTTTGGTTTGCGCTATGGCTTGCCTTCATCGTTCGTCTGGGCATCGACGACATGTACAATCCCCTAAAGGTCCATTTCTGGCTCTTCGTGTGCGCGCCAGTGGTGGCCGTCCCTCTCTTTGTCCGCTTCGGTATGTACCGAGCGGTTATGCGTTACTTTGGTAATGACGCGTTGATTGCAATCATCAAGGCCGTCAGCCTCTCATCACTGCTCCTCGCGGTCGTTGTCTATTGGTACAGCAATCACGAAGCCGTGGTGCCACGTTCCATTATTTTCAACTACTGGTGGTTGAGCCTCGTCATAATTGGCGGGCTGCGTCTTTGTATGCGCCAATATTTTATGGGTGACTGGTTCACCGCCGCCCAGCATGTCCCGTTCACCAATCGTGACAATGGGCTGACCAAGGTGGCCATCTATGGAGCCGGTGTTGCGGGCAATCAACTTGTTGCTGCTCTGCGTATGGGCCGGGTTATGCGGCCTGTCGCTTTCATTGACGATGATACAAGCATTATGGATCGTTCGATTGCTGGCTTACAGGTTTACAAGCCCAAGCATATTCAGCAAATGATTGATGTGACGGGGGCGGAGGAGATTCTTCTAGCCCTGCCGTCTTCTACTCGAGCGCGACGTCGGGAGATTCTCGATCTTCTGGAAGGCTTTCCGCTTCACGTTCGCAGTGTGCCGAATTTTACCGATCTGGCGAGTGGCCGGGTGACGGTCGATGACATCCAGGAGGTTGATATCGCCGATTTACTGGGGCGCGATTCTATTCCGGCGCAACCCGATCTGCTGGCGCGCTGTATCAAGGGTAAGACGGTGATGGTTACAGGAGCCGGTGGGTCGATTGGTTCGGAGTTGTGCCGGCAGATTTTTTCCATTGGTCCGACCACGCTTTTGTTGTTCGAGCACAGTGAGTTCAATCTTTACAGTATCTTGTTCGAGCTTGAGCAGCGTATTGCCCGTGAATCACTGTCTGTCCGGTTATTGCCTATCTTGGGTTCCATTCGTAATCCCAATAAGCTCTTTGATGTAATGAAGACTTGGAATGTGGACACGGTCTATCACGCAGCAGCGTACAAACACGTTCCCATGGTTGAACACAATATCGCCGAAGGCGTGCTGAATAATGTTATTGGGACCCTCAATACCGCTCAGGCTGCATTGCAGGCAAGTGTTGCGAACTTTGTACTGATTTCCACAGACAAGGCGGTGCGCCCCACCAATGTAATGGGTAGCACCAAGCGGCTGGCCGAATTGATCCTTCAGGCTCTGAGTCGGGAGATTGCGCCGGTATTTTTCGGCGATAAGGCTAACGTATCGCGGGTAAATAAAACCCGATTCACTATGGTCCGGTTTGGCAATGTGCTGGGTTCTTCCGGCTCAGTGATTCCTCTGTTCCATAAGCAGATCAAATCGGGTGGGCCGTTGACGGTCACCCATCCGAAAATCACCCGTTATTTCATGACCATCCCCGAGGCGGCGCAACTGGTAATTCAGGCAGGATCGATGGGGCAGGGCGGTGACGTGTTTGTGCTCGATATGGGCGAGCCGGTTAAGATTGTCGAGCTGGCGGAGAAGATGATTCACCTTTCGGGTTTAAGCGTTCGCTCTGAAAAAAATCTTCACGGTGATATCTCAATCGAATTCACCGGCCTGCGCCCAGGCGAAAAGCTTTACGAAGAGTTGCTTATTGGTGACAACGTGGCAGCAACCCCGCATCCAATGATCATGAGTGCCAATGAAGATCATCTGCCTTGGGAGGTACTCAAGGCTAGGCTGACTGAGCTGCTTGCTGCCGTTGAGCTGGATGACTATTCCCGGGTTCGTCAATTGCTGCGCGAGACAGTCAGTGGCTACACACCAGATGGCGATATCGTCGACTGGATTTACCAGCAGCGTCGCCTCGAACCCTGACCCCAAATATACGGCGTACCTTGAGGGCGGCGGGCTTTTTACGTCGATGGATGGGTTGCTAAAGCTCAAGGGGGGGGCGCGACAAAGTTGAGGTCGGTCAAGTAACTAAAGTTGTTATTTGAACTCAGTGAGCGCGGATCTTATGGGCGCCCTGCAACAGTCATGATTAAAGAAAATACCCAGTATCGAATTATGTAGGGTATTTTCGTCATTGTCTGAGTGCAAGGCGACTCTATTCAACCAAATCACTCTTTTTTATATCTTCCACTTCTGAATATCAGCTTATTTGCATGCGCGATGCAGGGTGTCCCCGCTCCTTATCGTCACCGTGCAAATATGAAGAGGTGGAGCCGTTGCCTTGAAAAGCATCAGAAGCTAAGTTTTTACGTGATCTGGTGTCAGTATTCTTTAAGAATTCAACTAGTCTCTGTGCCCAATAGTCGGGCTAATCCAACCTTCATCGGTGTCTGCTCGGGGAGCTGAAATCTTTCAAGTAGTCGTTGGTTATTTGCCCGCGAGTGGCGAATATCTCCGGAGCGCGCTGAACCATAGCTCACTGGTGGCAGTTCTCCGACTACTTCGGCCAATGTTTCCAGCATCTGATTGAGTGTGGTGGCTTGATTCATTCCGACGTTGATTGCGCCCACTTCGACCTGCGGCGCTTCGATGGCTTGCACCAACACCTTTACTAAATCTTCCACATAAACAAAGTCTCGGGTTTGTTCGCCGTCGCCGAAGACTGTAATGGGTAGACCTTTATGTGCCCGCTCGCTGAAAATACTAATCACCCCCGAGTACGGTGACGAAGGGTCTTGGCGTGGGCCAAAGATATTGAAAAAACGGAACACCACCGGCTCAAGAGCATGCTGGCGTCGGTAGAAGTCGAAGTAATACTCGCTCGCCAGTTTGTCCGAGGCATAGGGTGTTAACGGCGCCTTAGGTGTCTCCTCGTCGATAGCCTGTCCTTCTCCATTGTTGCCGTAAACCGCTGCACTGGAGGCAAATACCACGCGTTTGACTTCCGCTTGGCGCATAGCTTCGCAGACGTTCAAGCTACCTATGAAGTTACTCTGGTGGGTGCGTACAGGATCGTCTACTGAGGCTTGGACCGAAGCCACTGCCGCTAAGTGCACAACTGCCCGACAACCGATCATGACCCGAGCAACCAGAGCGGCATTGGCTACATCGCCCTCGACAAATTCGACGTATGGGTTTTCTTGCGGCAGGTTGCTGCGTTTTCCGGTGGACAAGTCATCGAGAATTCGCACTGCGTAGCCTTTGGCGAGCAAAGCATCGGTCAGATGGGAGCCAATAAAACCGGCGCCGCCGGTGATTAAAATAGGGGCGTTAGCCATGATGGTAAACCTATTGAATGATGTCGGGGGTGTTGTGCTGTGAACACAATTTGTGCCCTGAAATACGCAGTTTTTGCGAGCGGAGCCAGATGCAGTGGATCTTGGATGGTGTAAGTCTGTACGGTTTCCTGA from Pseudomonas baetica includes the following:
- a CDS encoding glycosyltransferase; the protein is MKVLGLDIIPGLSRGLYVYDNAHALLASDAWRETGPNIGSSGENLTISFLSMNRSSLSIKLLKSIEEFLPHFAGEVLIIDNGSSAEEIERMREACKTLSFRTRIVELGQNFGVSGGRNRTIPHVTTEWLMCLDNDIYFTMNPLKQIQNDLAVLGCHFMSLPLLDPDGQTIFARGGHVYVSYEEGELHIGAGSASLQTKIQDVFSQPFLGTFLFGGACVVNKDTFARVGSYDEDMFVGFEDIDFSVRLFQQGYKVGCASVCALVHDHPMPDSDADRNYEKERFSRGVLHKSAMHLEAKHGFKIWGDAVDHWVQSRHDELGLNNEADHISAPVKVVSAEHEKTKIALIIDTDNWAFGNIARQLERYLSEQFDFVVIPMDIIDNIDKIFMMTEDCDIVHFFWREHLTLIGTPYYRSYVESLGMPYELFHERFIATKKLSTSVYDHLLLEEDELSGRAHLFTEIVAGYTVGSEKLNSIYSEVSGYPEPTRVIEDGVDLTKFMPMNIERLREVGQRELVIGWVGNSKWAAELEDFKGVNSILKPAIEQLQQEGFAVKSLFADRQDQFIPHDQMPNYYSKIDVYVCTSKIEGTPNPVLESMACGVPVISTDVGIVPQAFGELQKAFILPERTVEALKDSIRKLVEEPALLTRLSTENIERIKEWDWSIKAAKFGQYFESLTEIDSRT
- a CDS encoding class I SAM-dependent methyltransferase, translating into MERLDINSAPERANIEASIHFARYSVATPFVKNKRVLDIACGEGYGSYLLKQAGAEEVVGVDVFVDAVNRATRSFGGTGIEFTAADATTIEDKFPPEYFDVIVSCETIEHIEDPAAYLQSLKRVAKKDAIIIISCPNDYWYFPEEHQRNPYHLRKYRFEEFQHLASSVLGDNVNWSIGTAVFGFGSTSLDIERDYETVPDSWMKYNSVQGAYLVNGGEKPEFNTENCSYYFGIWNAPEITNGAAIFPISMDAYARMVHAMDGTLLVDERLKVDTLHQGLTALQMEADTLKADLRKTRLNYQATLAENELVKERLHVFNSTQLALQAEVARVTAERDQMRVGYDRYLRLGGLVPRHARSLIKKAFRIVRGNPN
- a CDS encoding ABC transporter ATP-binding protein, which produces MSSNDLAISVAGVSKIYHLYEKPQDRLKQILWKGATNPSDEFWALRDINFDVKKGETVGIVGRNGSGKSTLLQIICGTLTPSHGHVERQGRLSALLELGSGFNPEFTGRENVYLSASILGLSKEEIDNRFDKIAGFADIGQFIDSPVKHYSSGMFARLAFSVSVHVEPEILIVDEILAVGDAAFQRRCLSKFYEIRDRGCTILFVSHDQYQVKSVCERALYLKEGRQVMFGPAPRVIDQYMIEMEAQVAQSTTAAFAATLAAAAIDESHQTCDSDADKQKSVALKATPSDNESADQLFKITDVRLTDTEGTALETVTTGQSVSVCFDFVALVDTPPEEISFVFNLYRHDELYLCGATTLMDKIPAYRSSSAGTVSIDFADLPLLSGQYKWRVAINDNVGFITYAEAKNACSFRVEDNFKAVGMLSLPRQWNFQPNDLNSI
- a CDS encoding ABC transporter permease; translated protein: MQKATPVNPHSKHSVSPVTLISCLWRNRRLILQMTKREVIGRYRGSMLGLAWSFFNPVLMLLVYTFFFAVVFKSRWGTGGTDSKTDFAVILFVGMIVHGLFSEILNRSPRLILDNANYVKKVVFPIEILPAISIGVALFHATVSLAVLLIAFLIFNGFIQWTAVFIPLVILPLIILSLGAAWFLASLGVYLRDVAQTIGLFTTVLMFLSPVFYPATSLPEAVRPWLMINPLTFIIEQAREVMIWGRLPNFQGLAVYTLCAVSIAWLGYIWFQKTRKGFADVL
- a CDS encoding polysaccharide biosynthesis protein, with protein sequence MDKFRVFLLGLPRRQKRLLQVATDTVLVWFALWLAFIVRLGIDDMYNPLKVHFWLFVCAPVVAVPLFVRFGMYRAVMRYFGNDALIAIIKAVSLSSLLLAVVVYWYSNHEAVVPRSIIFNYWWLSLVIIGGLRLCMRQYFMGDWFTAAQHVPFTNRDNGLTKVAIYGAGVAGNQLVAALRMGRVMRPVAFIDDDTSIMDRSIAGLQVYKPKHIQQMIDVTGAEEILLALPSSTRARRREILDLLEGFPLHVRSVPNFTDLASGRVTVDDIQEVDIADLLGRDSIPAQPDLLARCIKGKTVMVTGAGGSIGSELCRQIFSIGPTTLLLFEHSEFNLYSILFELEQRIARESLSVRLLPILGSIRNPNKLFDVMKTWNVDTVYHAAAYKHVPMVEHNIAEGVLNNVIGTLNTAQAALQASVANFVLISTDKAVRPTNVMGSTKRLAELILQALSREIAPVFFGDKANVSRVNKTRFTMVRFGNVLGSSGSVIPLFHKQIKSGGPLTVTHPKITRYFMTIPEAAQLVIQAGSMGQGGDVFVLDMGEPVKIVELAEKMIHLSGLSVRSEKNLHGDISIEFTGLRPGEKLYEELLIGDNVAATPHPMIMSANEDHLPWEVLKARLTELLAAVELDDYSRVRQLLRETVSGYTPDGDIVDWIYQQRRLEP
- a CDS encoding NAD-dependent epimerase/dehydratase family protein, whose product is MANAPILITGGAGFIGSHLTDALLAKGYAVRILDDLSTGKRSNLPQENPYVEFVEGDVANAALVARVMIGCRAVVHLAAVASVQASVDDPVRTHQSNFIGSLNVCEAMRQAEVKRVVFASSAAVYGNNGEGQAIDEETPKAPLTPYASDKLASEYYFDFYRRQHALEPVVFRFFNIFGPRQDPSSPYSGVISIFSERAHKGLPITVFGDGEQTRDFVYVEDLVKVLVQAIEAPQVEVGAINVGMNQATTLNQMLETLAEVVGELPPVSYGSARSGDIRHSRANNQRLLERFQLPEQTPMKVGLARLLGTETS